GGATGAGGGGAGCCAGCTTTTGTCGATGCTCGTCGACCCGAAACCGACATCAAAGGTTGTCGATGCCTGCGCCGGCGGGGGGGGGAAATCTCTTGCTCTTGCTGCGCTCATGAAAAATCGGGGGACGATTTTTGCCCTGGATACGAATTCGTTTCGGCTGGAAGGTTTGCGGAAACGGATCCGCAGGAGCGGTGTCGACACGATCCGCGTGCGCAAGATAGAAGCCGGGGAAGTTCCTTCGGATCTTGCCGGTTCGGCGGACAATGTCCTTGTTGATGCCCCGTGCAGCGGCCTCGGTACGATCCGTCGCAACCCCGGCATGAAATGGACGGTGACACCCGCGTCGGTTGCAGAACTGCATGACAAGCAATCGGAGATTCTGGATCACTACGCACGCTTCGTCAAGGTCAACGGAAGATTGGCGTACTCAACGTGCACAATGATGCGTTCGGAGAATGAGGGGGTCGTTGAGAACTTTTTGACGGACCACCGGGAGTTCGAGCTCATGGAGCCGGCGTCGATCCTCCGCCGCTACGGTCTGGAGGCGCTGTCGCCGGAGAAGTATTTTCGATTGAAGCCGCACGTCCACGGGACCGACGGTTTTTTCGCAGCAGTGATGCGCAGAATTCAGTAATCAATATTGTCTCTCTCTACTGACCAAGGAAAGATCATGAAAGTTAATCTCATCGTTATTCCAATCATCGCCGTACTCTTCGCCGGCTGTGCGAAAATGACGGAGGATGAGCTTTGGCAAAAGGCCGAGCAGGCGAAAGCTGCCCATAATGCCGATTCGGCCATTGTGCTTTGTCAAACGCTCCTCAGCAATTACCCTGAGGGAAAAAACGCGCCGGCAGCGCTGTTCTTGATCGCAGAATCATACAATGCAAAGAGCGATTTCCACACTGCGGTGAACTACTACGCAGCATTCGCGAAGAAATATCCGGACCTGAATGCGACCCCCCTCGCGATGTTTTTTGTCGGGTTCATCTATAACAACAACCTTCAAATGCCCGACAGCGCAAAAATTGCCTATCAAAATTTTATCGCAAAGTTTCCCACCCATGACCTTGCAAAATCGGCTCAATTTGAGCTTGACAATCTCGGCAGAACGCCCGACGAGATCATCGGCGCAAAGAAAGATGTTGCGGCAAAGCCGAAGAAGGTTTCCAAGAAACAACAATGAGCGGTCGGATGGAACAGGCGCTGACATATCTTCAACCCGACGTCGTTTCGAAGCTGGCGAACATGGAACTTCGCGCGCGCATGGTGGTGGAGGGGTTCATTACCGGCATGCACAAAAGCCCCTATCACGGTTTCAGCGTCGAATTTGCCGAACACCGTCAGTATATGCCCGGGGACGAAATCCGCCGCGTCGATTGGAAGGTCTACGGCAAGACGGACCGTTACTATATTAAACAGTACGAGGAAGAAACGAACCTCAAATCGTACGTCATTCTTGATGCCAGCGCGTCGATGGCATTCGCCTCCGAACAAGCGCGGGGGGGAGACGGAAAAAGGATCTCAAAATTGGAATATGCATCGTATCTCGTGGCCGCACTCTCGTATTTGATGGTTCAGCAGAGGGACGCTGTGGGGCTGACGGTGTTTGATGAAAATATCCGGCTTGCACTGCCGCCGCATGCAACCAAAGCGTATCTTCGGAGGATCCTCATCGAGCTTGAGCATCTCTCGGCGGGAAAGGCAACCGGAACATCCCGATCGCTCAATCAGATGGCAGAGCGCATCACCCGCCGTGGACTGATCATCGTTGTGAGCGACCTGTTTGATGATCCGAGTGCGGTGATAGCGGCATTAAAGCATTTTCGGCACAATCACCACGATGTGCTGGTGATGCACGTTCTCGACCCGTTCGAGCGTTCGTTCGCATTCGGAAGCGATGCCGTATTCAAAGACCTGGAAACTGCGGAAGAAATAACGACGCAGCCCTACCATATCCAGCGCGCATACCAGCGAGAATTCCGATCGTTTCTTGAGCGATATAAAAGAGAATGCAGGGAAAACAATATCGACTACGTTCTGCTCGACACCGAGACTCCCTTTGATGTGGCTCTGTTCCAGTATTTGAACAAGCGAAAAAAGATAGGATGAAACGACGACCGACAGAGAACTCCAAAAGGAAGAAACCGAACGGTAGAACAATCGTGCGCGCTGACAAGGCGGTGCCGACCGCTGCTCCGGCATATACCGTTCTCGACGTCGGCTGCGGACCCCGAAAGCGTCCCGGTGCCGTCGGCATCGATATCAACCCGCGATCCGACGCCGACATCATCCACGACCTCGACCGGTTCCCGTATCCGTTCCCCGATGATCATTTTGATGAAGTGATCTGCGACAATGTCCTCGAACATCTCGCCGATCTTGTCAAAGTGATGGAAGAGGTCCATCGCATAGCAAAGCCATCGGCGCTTGTCACGATCATCGTGCCGTTCTATCCGCATCGCCACGCTAATACCGACCCGACGCACAAGCATTTTTTCGGGGTTCATTCGTTTGACTATTTTATCGAAGGAACGGCGAACGCGGGGTTCCGATATTCATACGCCCGGTTTGCGCTGAAGTCAGTTGAGTTCGAGAAAGGGCTGGCGCAGCTGCATTGGATCGACAAGAAAATCGTTGCATTTGCGAACTCGTATAAGGACCTGTACGAGAATCGCCTGGCGAACGTTTTTCCGTTGAGGAACCTCACGTTCGAACTGCGCGTTGTCAAGTGATTGCTCAGATAGCGCAGATTTATCGCTGATTGCAGATTACGCAGAGGTAAGAAGTCGTACCATCGCAAGACTAAAAGTTGGCTGAGATTTGTTTTGCTTTTCCCCGCCTCATTGAATATCTTTCATTTCTGAACTCAAAAAATTTTCAATTGAACGGGCAAAACCGCCTGTCCGATCTAACCTCATTATGCCGGATCAAAACCTTCTGATCGTCAAAGGAGCGCGCGAGCACAACCTCAAGAACATTGACGTTGAAATTCCGCGCGATAAGCTTGTTGTCATTACCGGGCTTTCCGGTTCCGGCAAATCCAGCCTTGCCTTCGACACGATTTACGCGGAAGGACAACGCCGGTATGTTGAGAGTCTCTCCGCTTATGCACGGCAGTTCCTCGGCTTGATGGAAAGGCCTGACGTCGATTACATCGAAGGGTTGAGTCCGGCGATTTCCATCGAGCAGAAGACCGTCAGCCATAACCCGCGATCGACCGTCGGCACGGTGACGGAGATCTACGATTTTCTGCGGTTGTTGTTTGCTCGCGTCGGCATCCAGTTTTGCGTCAACTGCGGGACGAAGGTCCAGAAGCAGAGTGTTGACCAGATCATCGATGCGATAGTAAAACTGCCGGGGGGGACGAAGATCCTGATTCTCGCGCCTGTGGTCAAAGGGCGAAAGGGGCATTACCGGGAGCTGTTCGAACAGATTGTCAGAGACGGATTTCTCCGTGTCCGGGTTGACGGACAGGTCAAAGAAATTTCAAAGGAGATGAAAGTAGACCGCTATAAAGTCCACGATATCGAGATCGTCGTCGACCGGATCGCGGTGAAGAAAGAGAGCAGGAGCCGCATTGCCGATTCGGTTGAAGTTGCGCTCGGGTTCGGCGCCGGCGTCCTCATTGTAAATGACGGCTCCTCGGACCATCTTTTTAGCAAGCACTATTCCTGCCCGAATTGCGGGGCCAGTTACGAGGAGCCAGCGCCGAACTCATTTTCCTTCAACACGCCGTACGGGTCGTGCCCCTCATGCGAGGGTCTGGGAGAAAAGAAAGAATTCGATCTGTCGCTCATCATTCCCGACGACAAGCTATCAATCAATCAGGAAGGCATTGCCGCTCTCGGGAAGCCGCGTCAGACATGGTTCTTCAGCCAGGTGCGCGCGGTGCTCAAACGGCACGGATTTGATTTTGACAGCCCGCTGAAATCGCTCTCAAAAATTGCCCGCGAAGAATTGTTGTACGGCACGGGCAAGGAAAAGATTGAGATCGAATATGCTCACGGCGGCGGGAAGCCGATCATTTACAGGCACCGGTTCAGCGGAGTTGTCGGCATGATGAAAAATTATTATGCCGAAACGGCGTCGCCGAAAATACGGGAATGGGTGGAGGGGTTCATGAGCACGACGCGCTGCACGGTCTGCGGCGGCGGGAGGCTGAAAAAAGAAAGTCTTGCGATTAAGCTTGAAGATGCGGTGTCAGGGAAAAGGGTCAGCATCGCCGACGTTGTCGCGCTGCCGTTGGGCGATGCGCGGGAATTCATAAGAACCTTGCGGCTTACCCCGAGACAGACCGAGATCGCGAAGCAAATCATGAAAGAGATCAGCCAGCGGATCGAATTCATGGTGAATGTCGGCCTCGGCTATCTCACGCTCGACAGGGGGGCGCGAACGCTTTCAGGAGGGGAAGCACAGCGCATCCGGCTCGCGACGCAAATCGGGTCGCAGCTCGTCGGGGTGCTGTACATTCTCGACGAGCCGAGCATTGGACTTCATCAACGCGATAACGTGAAGCTGATCGACTCCCTGAAAGAGCTTCGCGACCTTGGCAACACCGTGCTGGTCGTCGAGCATGATAAGGAGATGATCGAACAGTCCGATTTCGTCGTCGACCTCGGCCCGGGAGCAGGCGAGCACGGGGGAAAAGTTGTGGCAGCAGGTGAGCCGGAAAAATTGAAAAGGAAAAATGAAAAAGGAAAAATGAAGCACGGGGAGAACGGCGTATCGGCAACGATCGAGTATCTGCAGGGGAAAAAAAAGATTGAAGTGCCGGCGGTTCGGCGCGGAGGGAACGGAAAATTTTTGGTGATCAAAGGGGCTTCCGGGAATAATCTCAAGAATATCACGGCGAAAATTCCGCTCGGGTTGTTCGTGTGCGTGACGGGGGTCAGCGGCTCGGGAAAATCTTCGCTCATCAACGAGACGCTCTTTCCCGTCCTTTCCAAAAAATTCTATAAGACAAAGATCAGTACGCTCCCGCATGCAGGCCTCCAGGGCATCGGCGAGATCGATAAGATCATCGACATCGATCAGTCGCCGATCGGAAGGACGCCCCGCTCAAATCCGGCCACCTACACCGGCATGTTCACGATGATCAGAGATTTGTTTACGCAGCTTCCCGAAGCAAAGATCCGCGGATACAAAGCCGGGCGCTTCAGCTTTAACGTCAAAGGCGGGCGGTGCGAAAGCTGCGAAGGGGACGGCGTCCGAAAGATCGAAATGAATTTTCTGCCGGATGTCTACGTCGTTTGCGACGTATGCAAAGGGAAGCGCTACAATCGGGAGACGCTCGAGGTGCACTACAAAGGGAGATCTATCGCCGACGTTCTCGAGATGACGGTCGAAGAGGCGCTCGGATTCTTCAGCGAAATGCCCCGCGTCGGGCGCAAATTGCAGACCTTGTTCGATGTCGGCATGGGATATATCCGGCTCGGACAACAGGCGACCACGCTTTCGGGGGGCGAAGCTCAACGCGTGAAACTGTCAACGGAGCTGTCGCGGGTCGGAACGGGAAAAACGCTTTACATCCTCGACGAGCCGACCACCGGGCTTCACTTTGAGGACGTCAAGATGCTGCTCTCCGTGCTGAACAAGCTCGTGGACAAAGGGAATACGGTCATTGTCATCGAACATAATCTTGACGTGATCAAAACTGCTGATTGGATCATTGACCTTGGACCGGAAGGGGGAAACGAGGGGGGCTATATCGTCGGAGAAGGGCCCCCCGAAGAAATAAGCAGGAATGCGAAGTCTTTCACCGGAGAATTTCTTGCAAAAGAGCTCGCACGCTAAACTGCAAAAAGATGAGCATCTCTTGGAGTGTTGAGGACATGCGACGGCGTCTCTCTTTTTTGTTAATGCTTGTGCTCTCATCGTCATTGTGCGCACACGGGCAGGATTCCACGTCCACCGAGTTTCAAAGTACAGAAACAACGTCCTACGACAACGCAATGGAAATTCTGTCGACCGTCGTTCTGGTCCCTCTTGCCATCGGTTCCACAGCCATCAGCATTGTTCCCCCCAGCGGCGGAATTATTGTCGAAAACGGCAAAGGACACGGTATCCTGGCGTTCGAAACGGGGGTCGGGTTCGGCGAGAAGATCGATCTGAAAAGGTTTTCGGATATGCGGTTCACGGTTGGATATACGCATATTTTCAGCGAGGAGCAGAAAGATTTTGTCCGCTGTGAAGCCACGGGAGATATTCATCTGACGTTTGTCGATAGACGGGAAATTTTCCTCCTCGGCGTCAGTCCTTCTGCGGGGATCATAACGAATTTTCCGTCCACCGGCTATTCGCTTGGCGCGTCATCGTGGGTAATGACGCCGTGGCTTTCGTATTTCGGTTTCATTCCTCAACACACGTTCGCCATCACGTACCGTTACAACAAATTTTTTGGAGGGAAAGGCTTTGGAGAAATTTCCGCCGGGATGTCGGCGGCATTTACATGGGGATGGTAAGGATGGCAGACGCCCCGGTGGCCACTTGACAATGAACCAAACATCATTATATTAAGACGTAATGAAGTCGATCAATTTCAATAGCCGTTCAACAAGCATCCGCTTAAACATCTGTTGTAATGCGGCGTGTTGTTGCTGTACTCCGAGCAATGCTGTTGATGGAATTGGAAGGATGGCCGTGCGGCTGTAAAAGGCGCAAATAAGTTTCAAGGAACGAACCCTCTTCTATCAACATAGAAGAGGGTTTTTTATTTATTACCAATTATCGAAAGGAATCACAGATATGCCAAACGGAATTACTCGCGTGGACCGGACGGCGCTCAAATTCAATCAGGCATCGATCATCACGATCGTCGCTGCCGCTTTTGTGTCCCAGCTCCCCTGGCTCCTCGCGGCACTGGCACTGGTGTTGCTCGTTGGCACTGCCGTGCCGTCTGCGGGAGCGTTCAAGCTCTTCTACGCCAAAATTCTTCGTCCGCTCGGAATCTTGCGCCCGGATGTTGTCGAAGAGGACAATGTCCAGCACCTCTTCGCTCAGGGCCTCGGCGGGATTTTTCTGATCGCCGCATTTGCCTTGCTGATCGAAAGCAATTATCCGGTGCTCGGATGGGGGATTGCATTTCTTGTCGCGGCACTTGCTCTCGTCAATCTTACCGTTAATTTCTGCCTCGGATGTGTCCTCTACCTCCGCCTGCGGCGTTGGTCGTACTTTACGAAGATATTCTTGAAACGCGTTACCAACTATTAATCATTATCATTGAGGAGGAGGTATGGCTTCAAACAACGGATATGCGAATCCCGGAGTGCTTGTCAGCACCGATTGGGCGCTGGAGCATTTAAAGGACGGGAATTTGCGGTTCGTCGAAGTGGATGTCGACACCACCGAGTACGACAAAGGACACATCGAAGGGGCGATCGGCTGGAATTGGAAGACGCAGCTTCAGGACCAGACGCGGCGCGACATACTCAGCAAGGAACAGATCGAGCGGTTTCTCGGTGAGTCGGGAGTCGGACCGGAAACGGGATTGATCTTGTACGGGGACAATAACAATTGGTTTGCCGCGTACGCATTTTGGCTGTTGAAGTATTACGGGCATGCCGATGTTCGGCTGATCAACGGCGGTAGGAAAAAATGGGCGGCCGAAGGGAAGCCGTTAACGACGAATGTTCCGCGCTATGCCGCAAGGACATATAAAGTCTCCAAGATTGAGACGGATCTTCGCGCGCTCAGAGAATCCGTGTCCAATCGTCTCACCGATTCGACGCACGGGCTTGTGGATGTCCGTTCGAACGACGAGTTCACCGGAAAAATTCTGGCGCCTCCCGGCTTGCAGGAGCTGTCGCTTCGCGGCGGGCACATTCCGGGAGCAAAAAATATTCCCTGGTCGCAAGCGGTGAATGAAGATGGAACATTCAAATCAGCCGCAGACCTGAAAGCGCTGTATGAAGGAAAAGGAATTGTACCGGGATTGAAAGAGGTGACAACCTATTGCCGCATCGGCGAACGTTCGTCGCATTCCTGGTTCGTCCTAAAGTACCTTCTTGGCTACCCGAAAGTGCGCAACTACGACGGATCGTGGACCGAATGGGGCAACCTCATTAATGCGCCGATAGAGAAATAGGACTAGAATTAAGTACAGCAGAACATCGGGCGGCAAAAGCTGCCCGTTTTTTTTGCGGCAGAGCTATCCGTGAGCTTGCCGAAACCATTCCATCATCCCCGGAATCCCGTCGCGGATTGAAGGATATTTAAGCTCCCCGATAATTTTTCTCATCTTCTCGTTTGAGTAACCGCACCCCCGGCTTAAAACCAGGGCCCATTGATAAACGCCGTAGTGGCGATTAACAAGCGATGTTATCCCATCAATGGTCTTAGCGGCAGGATAAAGGACTGCTTCCGGGATTTTAGCCAGGCGTGGCTTACGGCCGAAAACGCTGCAAATGGATTCAAACCAGTCAACATACGTTGTCCCGCCGTTATCCACAGCATGAATGATCTGATTTTCCGCATGGTTGCTGGATGCTGCTGACGCAATCGTTGACGCCGCGTCGTCGACATGAACTGTTCCCAATTGAGCTTTTCCCCCGTTCGCGAGGGGGACGAAAAATGATCCCATTCTTTTGATCAGGCTCAGCATTGGAACGAGCCACTCGGCATTCGGGCCATAAACCAGGGCAGGGCGAACGATCGCATAGGAAAAACGGGATTTGGTGGCCGATCTTATCAACAGCCGCTCAGCCATCCTCTTCCATTGATAATACGGGTCAGGAAACTCTATTCCCGTCATTTCTTCTGTCAGCATTTTAGGAAGCGGCCGGGGAAGTCCGCCGGCCATAAACGCTGACACGAAAACGAATCGCTCTAATTTAGGCGTCTCCGTTGCGGCTTCAAGAAGCAAACCCAATGACTTTATGTTTTTTACGTCAAAATCTTTCTCATTTTTCTTAGCTTCAGCAAGGTGAACGACAGCATGGACATCAGTAAGCCATTCCGCAAAGAACTTTCTTCGATCAGCTGGCGATCCGGCGAATAGATCCCCTTTAACAAGTTCAATGTTTCCGGATGTTCCCCCCCATGCGCTTAACATTCTTTGGGCTTTTTCGGGATCGCGAACCACTCCCCTGATTTTCCACCCGTCCGTAATCAAGCGATGGGCAACCTTTGAGCCAATGAATCCCGTCGAACCTGTCAGAAATACGATCTTATTCGTCATCGCGGCAAAATGTAGATTTGTCGTGAATTATCGGTTGAATATTACGAATTTCGCTTATGAAGTCAATTCTCACTCGATAATATTGGGTGATTCTCGACAAGCCACAGCACTCATCGCCTTGACATCCTATCGATTTTTCACAATATTCACACACACATCTCATCGCAAACTCAAGGTTACTCTACTAGCGCAGCATCGATCTCCCGATAATGACCATCAGACGGTTTTGTATTTCACATTTTGGTGAAGTTCCGGTTATTATTTTTGCCCTAGCGCTATCGTCGTGCGCTCCAACGGCGTATGAAGTAACGTCCGGCTTGCTTGACCAGGGGAAGAACGATGACGCGATCGCGAATGCCCGGGCGAACCTCGCGCGAAATCCCAATGACCCCCTTTTTTTGAAGTATCTCGGCATCGGCCTCTACAATAAGAAATACTATGGCGATGCGACAGCGTATTTTGAACGGTCTCTTTCCGCCGATCCTGAAGACGACCAGGCCGTGTACTATCTCGCATCGAGTTACGAGGCGAGCGTCGAATACGAAAAGGCGATACAATATTACAGGCGTTATCGAGAAATGACCGTTTTCGGAGAATATCGGGATATTGTGGATGCCCGGGTCAAGATTCTTTACCGCCAGGAAATGCAGATTGAGGCCAAGAAAGCGCTGCTTGAGGAATCGCATCTCGACGTAGCAAGCGTGCCGCCTAACACTCTCGCCGTCCTCTATTTTGAGAATAAAGGGAACATGCGCAATCTTGACCCGCTCCAAAAGGGGATTGCCGACATGATGATCACGGATTTGTCAAAGATCCATTCCGTGAAGGTTGTTGAACGAGTCCGGCTTCAAAAATTGGTGGAGGAACTGAACTTCGGCGAGTCGGGGCTGGTGGATGAACGAACCGCGCCGCGGGTGGGGAAATTACTTGGCGCATACCGGCTTGTCAAAGGAACCTTTTTTGACCTGACTTCCGACAAATTAAGGATCGACGCTCTTGTCGCCCAGACCCGCAGCGGGCAAGTCGACGGCACGACGGATATTTCGGGGGACATGAAGCAGTTCTTCCGGCTCGAGAAAGAACTGGTGTTCAAGATACTCGACGAGCTCAAAATTCCGATAACGAATCAGGAACGTGTATCGATTCTCGAGGTTCCGACGGAGAATTTTTTTGCATTCTTGCAATACTCTCAGGGGATCGATTACGAAGATAAAGGATTGTACGATCAGGCAGTGCAATCGTACACCTCCGCAGTTCAATCCGATCCAAATTTTTCGCAGGCCAGATCAAGTTTGAGCACGGCTAAAAAAACGGGAGAAATGATGAAAGGCGGTGCGTCCACGTCGGGGAGCAATGCCGTGCCGACGCAATCTGTTCCCCCGCCGCCGAGCAGTTCGTTGGCGAAAGAAAGCATCGGCGGAATGTCCGAACGGGCGTCGTCGACGTCGACAAATGTCAATTCCGGCTTTGTGCCGGGTCCTAGTTCCTCGCCTCAGCCGACTTCGGTCGTCACTCCGCTACCGGAACCGCCGAAGCCGCCCAAGTAATCTCCGAAGCGAATGAGACATTCGTTACTACGAACAATCATTGCACTCTTTCTGTTTTCCGTTGCGGCCCAACGGCTTTACCCGCAGGTGAATCCGATCGGACCGGGGGGCGGCATTGTCAACGTGGTCCGGGGAGACGCAAACGACAGCGTTGTTCTCGCCGGGACAAAAAATGACGGCATCTATCGTTCACTCGACGGCGGGGCGACGTGGACCCAAGCGTTGAGTGTTTTTCCCGTCAACGATATTGTTTTCCATCCTACAACGCCCCTCACGGCGTATGCAGCGACGCAGGCGGGCTTGTACGTCAGCTACGACGCGGGCGCCTCCTGGAGTCTGACGCCTCTTACAACACCGGTCTCGACGATCGCGATCGATGTTGCGCTCCCGCTACTGATGTTTGCCGGCGACGCACGTCCGACGCTGCAAGGGGCTGCTGGAGTGTTCAAATCGACCGACGGCGGTTTAACGTGGGCAGCGTCGTCGACCGGTCTTACGGTCAGCAGGACGATAACAGCGCTGATCATCGATCCCGCTGGATCTCTATCAGGGATGACTGTCTATGCAGGAACTGATGCCGCGGGCGTGTACTCGACGAGCGATGGGGGGTCGACGTGGAGCGCGTTGGCGACAAATGCAGGACTTGCAGGATCGGGACTTCGCATTCATTCGCTTTCGCTCATTCAGGGCTTAGGGCTGAGGGCGGGAACGTCATCGGGAGAGTATTTTTGTCCGGGAGGAGTTCAGTGGATTCCGTTCACAGGGACCTCGATTGCCGACTCTGTCGTGCAATGTTCGCTGACGGTCGGCGACAGCGCAGCGACAGACACGTTCTACGTCGGAACGAAAGGGAACGAAGAATTTTTCCCGACGAGGCCCGACAACGGAGGAGTATACCGCAGGTCAAACCTGGGGTTGGGATGGACGCTGATCTTCAAGGCGACGATCGACATCAATTCAATTTTCATCCCCGCTTCTCATCCTAAAAAAATATATCTCGGAACATCCGACGGGGTCTACGAAAGCAGCGACGACGGTTCGAGCTGGGCGCGCCAGAATTCGGGGATGATGAATTCCATTGCGCGCACGGTTGCTGTCCAGAATTCCGCTTCGGGGTATTTGTTCGCCGGCGTTTATGGGGGCGGAATTCTTAAATCAACCAACGGCGGCGGCACATGGATACCGTCGAACAATGGAATTGACAACCCGTACGTTCGCGGCGTCATCGCTGATCCAAAAAACAGCGCTGTTCTCTATGCGGGCAACGTGTACGGACTTTACAAGAGCGTCGATACCGGGAGTACATGGCAAAAGATTCAGACCCAGAATATCCCCCACGATTCTCTCTCCCCCTTTAACAACAATCTTGAGGACGGGACGCTGAGAATTTCTCCCGTCAATTCGCAGAATCTTTTCATCTCTGCACTTACCGGCGAGTTCATGGTCAGCACGGATGGGGGAGGGACGTGGTATGCCGTTGCTCCTCCCCAACAGATACCGACGTCGGTCGTCGGAAACATCGAGTTCGATCCCGTCAGTGCCTCGACGATGTATTTCTCTGCCAACGGCGTTTGGAGGTCGACCGATTTGGGGAAAACTTGGAATTCGATCTCAGGCAATCTGCCGTTGAATGCAACCGTCAATGGGACGACAGCGCCCCTCATCGGTTTTCATCCAAGGATTGATCCGGTGAACACAAGCGAGATCTTCCTTTCCACACTAACAGGCGGCGCAATCTATAATGAATATAGAACAACGAATGGGGGAGCAAACTGGACTCAGCTTAACGCCGCGGGAATCGATGTCGCTTTTGATCCGGTTCATCCTTCCACTCTTTACTGTACTGCAGTGAACGGGGTCTTACGAAGTCCGGACGACGGCCTCACATGGACGAAAATCGGCGGCGGCCCTTCCACGCAATATTATTCCATAGGTCAGTCGACGGCGAACGACACGACGATGTTTGTCGGCAGCAACAGGGGAATCACGGCTGTCGATACAAGAAATGCACTCGGCATTTCCCAGGTCAGCTTTGATTTCGGGACCGTTCCGATCGGAAGCGTTTCGGGGCAAAATATTACCTTCAGCGACAACGGGTCTCAAAGTGTGACGATCACGGTTGCTTCTTTGACAGTACCGTTGGCAGGCCCGTCGGCCTATATCGTACCGCCCGGCGCCACACCCCTTGTCGTGAAACCGGGATCCTCTGGGACG
The Bacteroidota bacterium genome window above contains:
- a CDS encoding tetratricopeptide repeat protein, which translates into the protein MKVNLIVIPIIAVLFAGCAKMTEDELWQKAEQAKAAHNADSAIVLCQTLLSNYPEGKNAPAALFLIAESYNAKSDFHTAVNYYAAFAKKYPDLNATPLAMFFVGFIYNNNLQMPDSAKIAYQNFIAKFPTHDLAKSAQFELDNLGRTPDEIIGAKKDVAAKPKKVSKKQQ
- a CDS encoding sulfurtransferase — encoded protein: MASNNGYANPGVLVSTDWALEHLKDGNLRFVEVDVDTTEYDKGHIEGAIGWNWKTQLQDQTRRDILSKEQIERFLGESGVGPETGLILYGDNNNWFAAYAFWLLKYYGHADVRLINGGRKKWAAEGKPLTTNVPRYAARTYKVSKIETDLRALRESVSNRLTDSTHGLVDVRSNDEFTGKILAPPGLQELSLRGGHIPGAKNIPWSQAVNEDGTFKSAADLKALYEGKGIVPGLKEVTTYCRIGERSSHSWFVLKYLLGYPKVRNYDGSWTEWGNLINAPIEK
- a CDS encoding DUF58 domain-containing protein, which gives rise to MSGRMEQALTYLQPDVVSKLANMELRARMVVEGFITGMHKSPYHGFSVEFAEHRQYMPGDEIRRVDWKVYGKTDRYYIKQYEEETNLKSYVILDASASMAFASEQARGGDGKRISKLEYASYLVAALSYLMVQQRDAVGLTVFDENIRLALPPHATKAYLRRILIELEHLSAGKATGTSRSLNQMAERITRRGLIIVVSDLFDDPSAVIAALKHFRHNHHDVLVMHVLDPFERSFAFGSDAVFKDLETAEEITTQPYHIQRAYQREFRSFLERYKRECRENNIDYVLLDTETPFDVALFQYLNKRKKIG
- a CDS encoding DUF4395 domain-containing protein, with amino-acid sequence MPNGITRVDRTALKFNQASIITIVAAAFVSQLPWLLAALALVLLVGTAVPSAGAFKLFYAKILRPLGILRPDVVEEDNVQHLFAQGLGGIFLIAAFALLIESNYPVLGWGIAFLVAALALVNLTVNFCLGCVLYLRLRRWSYFTKIFLKRVTNY
- the uvrA gene encoding excinuclease ABC subunit UvrA, with the protein product MPDQNLLIVKGAREHNLKNIDVEIPRDKLVVITGLSGSGKSSLAFDTIYAEGQRRYVESLSAYARQFLGLMERPDVDYIEGLSPAISIEQKTVSHNPRSTVGTVTEIYDFLRLLFARVGIQFCVNCGTKVQKQSVDQIIDAIVKLPGGTKILILAPVVKGRKGHYRELFEQIVRDGFLRVRVDGQVKEISKEMKVDRYKVHDIEIVVDRIAVKKESRSRIADSVEVALGFGAGVLIVNDGSSDHLFSKHYSCPNCGASYEEPAPNSFSFNTPYGSCPSCEGLGEKKEFDLSLIIPDDKLSINQEGIAALGKPRQTWFFSQVRAVLKRHGFDFDSPLKSLSKIAREELLYGTGKEKIEIEYAHGGGKPIIYRHRFSGVVGMMKNYYAETASPKIREWVEGFMSTTRCTVCGGGRLKKESLAIKLEDAVSGKRVSIADVVALPLGDAREFIRTLRLTPRQTEIAKQIMKEISQRIEFMVNVGLGYLTLDRGARTLSGGEAQRIRLATQIGSQLVGVLYILDEPSIGLHQRDNVKLIDSLKELRDLGNTVLVVEHDKEMIEQSDFVVDLGPGAGEHGGKVVAAGEPEKLKRKNEKGKMKHGENGVSATIEYLQGKKKIEVPAVRRGGNGKFLVIKGASGNNLKNITAKIPLGLFVCVTGVSGSGKSSLINETLFPVLSKKFYKTKISTLPHAGLQGIGEIDKIIDIDQSPIGRTPRSNPATYTGMFTMIRDLFTQLPEAKIRGYKAGRFSFNVKGGRCESCEGDGVRKIEMNFLPDVYVVCDVCKGKRYNRETLEVHYKGRSIADVLEMTVEEALGFFSEMPRVGRKLQTLFDVGMGYIRLGQQATTLSGGEAQRVKLSTELSRVGTGKTLYILDEPTTGLHFEDVKMLLSVLNKLVDKGNTVIVIEHNLDVIKTADWIIDLGPEGGNEGGYIVGEGPPEEISRNAKSFTGEFLAKELAR
- a CDS encoding class I SAM-dependent methyltransferase — encoded protein: MKRRPTENSKRKKPNGRTIVRADKAVPTAAPAYTVLDVGCGPRKRPGAVGIDINPRSDADIIHDLDRFPYPFPDDHFDEVICDNVLEHLADLVKVMEEVHRIAKPSALVTIIVPFYPHRHANTDPTHKHFFGVHSFDYFIEGTANAGFRYSYARFALKSVEFEKGLAQLHWIDKKIVAFANSYKDLYENRLANVFPLRNLTFELRVVK
- a CDS encoding NAD-dependent epimerase/dehydratase family protein, with translation MTNKIVFLTGSTGFIGSKVAHRLITDGWKIRGVVRDPEKAQRMLSAWGGTSGNIELVKGDLFAGSPADRRKFFAEWLTDVHAVVHLAEAKKNEKDFDVKNIKSLGLLLEAATETPKLERFVFVSAFMAGGLPRPLPKMLTEEMTGIEFPDPYYQWKRMAERLLIRSATKSRFSYAIVRPALVYGPNAEWLVPMLSLIKRMGSFFVPLANGGKAQLGTVHVDDAASTIASAASSNHAENQIIHAVDNGGTTYVDWFESICSVFGRKPRLAKIPEAVLYPAAKTIDGITSLVNRHYGVYQWALVLSRGCGYSNEKMRKIIGELKYPSIRDGIPGMMEWFRQAHG